The genome window GCCGTCCTCGACATAGGGCAGCAACGCATCCTGCTGCGCCTTGTTGAAGCGGTGGATCTCGTCGATGAAAAGCACCGTGGGCACGCCGGCCTCGCGCTGCTTCTGCGCGGTCGCCACCGCCTCGCGGATGTCCTTGACGCCGGCCATGACGGCCGACAGCTGGCGGAAATCGGCTTCGACGTGCGCGGCCAGCAGGCGCGCCAGCGTGGTCTTACCGGTGCCGGGTGGCCCCCAGAAGATCATCGAAGGCACGCGGCCGGCGTCGATGGCCGTACGCAGCGGTGCGCCAGAGGCCAAGAGATGCTGCTGGCCGAGCACCTGATCGAGGCTGCCCGGCCGCATGCGGGCGGCCAGCGGCTGGCTGCGATCCACCATCAGTCGTGGCTATTCAAGGCGAACCACTTCGGTGCCCTCCGGCGGCTCGAAACGCAGCTTCTGCGCATCGATCGCCTCGTTGAGGACAATGTTGCTGAACCGAACCTCGGTGCGGCCGCCGATGCGATCGTCGAAGATCAGCGCCACCGGCACGCCCTCGCGCAGATGGAGAGTCACCGCTGAGAAGTCGCTCGTGTCCTCGCGCGGCAGCAGACGCACCACAGCATTGGCTTCGCCAACCGGGGCCGCATCGGCGGCACGGACCTCGAAGCGCTCCTCGATGCCCGTGCCTTCCGCCAGCAGCTCCGCGGGTGTACCCGAGAGCGCTTCGCGCGCCGGGCGCCGCGTGGCCTGGGCCAGATCCGGGTCGTAGTTCCACAGGGTGTCGCCGTCGGCGACGACGAGCTGGGAGAAGGGTTCGGTCACTTCCCAGCGGAAGCGGCCCGGCCTTTGCAGCCAGAGATGGCCGCGGCTGGACTGCAGGACTTCGTCCCGATCGTCGCGCTCGATCTGCTCGAAATCGGCCGACAGCGTCTCGACGCGGTCGACGAAGCGCGCCAGCGCCTCTTCCGGCGGTGTAGCGCTGGCTGGTTGCGCCACGAGGAGAAGCGCGCTGGCGGCAATGAGAGAAAGAAGTTTGCGCATGATCCGGATCACAGGGGGTAGGAAGCGCCAGCCTCGGCCGCGTGCGGTGAATGCATCGTGAATCCTGCCACGCACCGCACCCGGCTGCGCGCTGGCTACTGCTGGTTCTGCACGAGTATCTCGCGGTTGCCGCCCGGCCCGCTGGGGCCGACAACGCCGGAGGCCTCCATCTGCTCAACAATGCGCGCGGCACGGTTGTAGCCGATCTTGAGGCGGCGCTGTACCCAGGAGGTTGAGGCCTTGCCGGATTCCAGCACGATCTGTACCGCCTGATCGTAGAGCGGATCCTGCTCCGCGTCGCCCTCGCTCTCGGCACCCGGCATTTCGACATCGCCGGCGCAGACGGCCTCGATGTACTCGGGCTCGGCGACCTGCTTGAGGTACTCGGCGACCTTGTGCACCTCGTGATCGTCGACGAAGGCGCCGTGTACGCGGTCGATGCGGCTGGAGCCCACCGGGCGGAAGAGACCATCGCCATAGCCGAGCAGGGTCTCGGCGCCCATCTCGTCGAGGATGGTGCGCGAATCGACACGCGAGGCGACCTGGAAGGCGAGCCGGGTCGGGATATTGGCCTTGATGAGACCGGTGATGACGTCCACCGATGGGCGCTGCGTGGCAACGATGAGGTGGATGCCCGCTGCGCGCGCTTTCTGCGCGATGCGTGCGATCAGCTCCTCCACCTTCTTGCCGACCACCATCATCATGTCGGCCAGCTCGTCGATGACGACGACGATGTGCGGGATCTCCTTGTCCAGCGTCGGCTTCGGCGGCGCATCCGGGTCCTCCTCGCCGTCGGCGAAGAGCGGCGCCGACTGCAGCGGATCCTCCAGCGGCTCGCCCCGGTCGACGGCCTCCCGGATCTTCTTGTTCAGGCCCGCGAGGTTGCGCACACCGACCCGGGTCATGAGCTGGTAGCGCCGCTCCATCTCGCCGACGCACCAGCGCAGCGCATTGGCGGCATCCTTCATGTCGGTCACCACCGGCGTCAGCAGGTGCGGGATGCCCTCGTAGACCGACAGCTCCAGCATCTTCGGGTCGATGAAGATGAAGCGCAGCTGCTCGTGCGTCGCCTTGTAGAGCATCGACAAGATCATGGTGTTGATCGCCACCGACTTACCGGAGCCGGTGGTACCCGCGACCATGAGATGCGGCATCTTGCCCAGATCCACCACCATCGGGCGGCCGGCAATGTCCTTGCCCAGGGCCATCGTGAGTGGCGACGAGAGATTGCGGTATTCGTTGGAGTTCAGGATCTCGGAAAGCGAGACCACATCGCGATGCTGATTGGGAATCTCCAGGCCCACGACCGACTTGCCCGAGATCACCTCGATGACGCGCACCGAGGAGACCGACAGGGCGCGCGCCAGATCGCGCGAGAGGTTCGTGATCTGCGAACCCTTGACGCCCGGCGCCGGCTGCACCTCGAAACGCGTCACCACCGGCCCGGGCTGCGCCTCGACGACCTCGGCCGTGACATTGAAATCCTTGAGATGCCGCTCCAGGTCGCGCGAGATGCGTTCGACATCCTCGCTGGTATATCCCTGCTTGGAGGGCTTGGGCGGATCGAGCAGCGCCAGCGGCGGCAGCGGGTCGCCGGTGAAGGCCGGCACTTCGGCCTTGGCGTCGATGCCCAGCGACAGCTGCTCCTCCTGCTGGCCCGGCGCGCGCTTGTCCTGTTTTGCCTTGCGCTTGGCGCGGCGCGACTTCGGTGCGGGCGCTTCGGTGTCGACCTGGGGCGCCGCGCGCTCGGTTGCCGGCGCCGACGGCCTGGCCGCAGCAGGCGGTGCCTCGGGGCGCTCACGACGACGCGCCAGCAACGCGCCCAGTGCGCCCAGACCTGCCAACACACGGGTACCCACGGCCTCGAAAAGGCTGAGCCACGAGAACAGCCCCGCCATGGGCAGCGCCGCGGCGAGTACGATCAGCAGCAACAGGGTCGCGCCCACCGCGTTGAGCGATCCCTGCAGCACCACTGCCAGCTCGCTGCCCAGGATGCCCCCGGCGCCTTGCGGCACCAGATCCGGATTCGCGGCGATGTGCATGGCGCAGAGCGCGGCGCCCGCTGCCAGCGCAAAGATAGCCGCGAGCACGCGCAGCCAACCGTTCGGGCGGAATATGGGCGCCGCGGCTTCCGCCACTTCGGGCTGCCCCACGCGGCGCCAGGAGCGCAGCAGCAGCAGCAGATTGCCCACCGCCGCAATCAGCGCCACGTAGCCGAAGAGCGAGAGCAGCACATCCGCCACCCAGGCACCCACCGGACCGAAGAGATTGCGCACACCGTCGCCCGCCCCCGTGGACGACCAGCCGGGGTCGTCGGGGTGAAAGCTGAACAGCGCCAGCAACAGCGAAAGTGCGATGCCGAAGAGCACGAGCAGCGCCGCCTCGCGCGACAGGCGCTCGAGCCGCTGACTGCGTGCCATGGAACTGGCCTGACTGCTCTGCTGATTCTGTGGCACGGGCCTTGCTTGCTTACGATGAGCGGTGGATGGTATCGGTCAGACGCGCGCCGATCTTTGAACTGTCAGGATGGCAACGCGTCCAATGAGTATATCGGCAGGCTAAGGTCTGTCGGTCAGGCTCTTGAAGTCGGGCACTGTGGCTCCCATTAGAGAGGACGTCATGATTGAAAACATCACCAGCGGAAACACCGGCATGAACAGTGAAGTCAAGCACTTCGTTCTTACTCCGGAAGGCAATGTGCGCGAATTCAGCGCGGACGTCGCCGCCAGTGTCGCTTCCGGCCAATCCAGCCTGCCCGAATACGCAGCCACACGCCTGCGTTACCTGCAGATCGCGCTCGATCAATCCGCCGAGAACGAGATCCGCGTGCATGCCGGCGTGGCATGCCTGCAATTCGACGAGAAGGGCACCTTCTCGGGCGCCGAGGCCCCTTCGGACGAGAACGAGCAGGTCGACCCATTCGAATATGACGCCTGCATCCAGTGGGCGCTGCGCGAAACGGGTTCGACGGAGCTTGTCTACCACTAGGCAGACACTCACAAAGCACGCACGCTGATCGCGTGCACAGTCAGAGCATCCACCGCATCCGCGATGTCGCGGCCGGCGAATGGGACGCCCTCTTCAATGAGGGCTATCCCTTCGCCCGGCACGCCTTTCTGCGCGCGTTGGAGGACAGCGGCAGCGTCGCCGCGGAGCGCGGCTGGGAACCGGCACATCAGCTTTTGCGCGACGACAGCGGCGAGCTGGTGGCCGCAGCCCCCTACTACCGCAAGCATCACTCCTACGGCGAGTTCGTCTTCGACTTCGAATGGGCGCAAGCCGCGGCCAGTATCGGGCAGAACTATTACCCGAAGGGCCTGTGCGCAATCCCCTTCACGCCCGCAGCCGGCCCGCGCATCGGCGCGCGCGACGCGACATCCCGCGCCGCCATGGCGGAGCAGCTGCGCGCCTTCGGTGTCGACGAGGCGCTGTCCTCGGTACACCTGCTCTTCGCCGACAGCACCGACGCCGACGCACTGTCGCAGGCCGGCTTTCTGGAGCGCCGCGACCTGCAGTTCCGCTTCGTCAACCGCGGCTTCGCAGACTTCGAGGCCTATCTGTCCGCACTGAGCAGCGCGCGGCGCAAGAAGATCCGGCGCGAGCGCCGCCGCGTCCAGGAAGAAGCCGGCATCGCCTTCGAGACCGTGCCGGGCGACACCCTCGACGAAGCCGACTGGCAGCGCATCTACGCGCTCTATGCCAACACCTACCACGAGCGCGGGCAGCAGCCCTATCTGACACGCGAGTTCTGGCTCGACTACGGCATGGCGCCGGGAACACCGGTACGGGTGGTGCTCGCGCGCGAGGCCGGCGCCATCGTCGCCTGCGCGCTCTGCCTGCAAGGCAGCGACACCCTTTACGGCCGGCATTGGGGCAGCATCAGCAGCGCGCACAGCCTGCATTTCGAAACCTGCTACTACCAGGGCATCGACCATGTGCTGCGCGAGGGCCTGGACTATTTCGATGCCGGCACGCAGGGCGGCCACAAGCTGCTGCGCGGCTTCGATCCGGTCATCACGCGCAGCCTGCATTGGCTCGCCGAGCCCCGCCTGCACGCGGCCGTGGCCAACTTTCTGGAGCGCGAGCGTGCCGCCGTGACCGAAGGCCGCGAAACACTCAGCGCCCATTCCGCCTATCGCCGCGATCAGGCCACGGCAGACCACCGCATCGCGCGCTAGAGTGAAGCCATGGACAACCCGATCCGACTGCACTGGCTCGATCCCAAGGATCCGGCGCAGCCCTTTCCGTCACCGGGTCGCGCGCTGCGCGATCCCGACGGGCTGCTGGCCATCGGCGGGGATCTGTCCGTAGCGCGCCTGCTGCGCGCCTACCGCCAGGGCATTTTTCCCTGGTTCAACCCGGACGAGCCGATCCTCTGGTGGAGCCCGGATCCGCGCACGGTGCTGCCCAGCGAGGGCATGCACGTCAGTCGCAGCCTGCGCCGGGCCGTGGCGCGCGCCGACTACGCCGTCAGCTTCAATCGCGCACCCGATGCGGTCATGGCGGCCTGCTCGGCGCCACGCGAACCCGGCCAGGGCACCTGGCTCGGCTTCCAGATGCGGCGCGCCTACCGCGCGCTATTCGACGCCAGTGCCCTCACCTCCGTGGAAATCTGGCGAGATGGCCAGCTGGTCGGCGGCGTCTACGGCGTCACCATCGGCGCCATGGTCTTCGGCGAATCCATGTTCTCGCGGGCCGACAATGCCTCGAAGATCGCGCTGTTCTGGCTGACGCGCTTCATGTGCGCGCAGGCGATGCCAATGCTCGACTGCCAGGTCGGCTCGCCCCATCTCGCCTCACTGGGCGCCATCGGCATACCACGAGCGCAGTTCATCGACGCGCTCCGTCCCCTTTGTGAAGCCCCCGCGCCCCACTGGATCGTTCCGGACGAGGCTCCGCAATCCCCCTCCCACCTGCCCGAGCCATGCTGAGCGGCAACGAGAACATCAGCCTGCTGATCACGCAGCCGCACGCCTGCAGCTATCTGGCGGACCGCACGGCGCGCAATCTGGTGGTCGATCCGCGTCTGCGCCTCGACGGTCCGCGCTACGAGCAACTGCTCGGCCAGGGTTTCCGTCGCAGCGGTGACGCCGTCTACCGGCCGCACTGTCCGCAGTGCAACGCCTGCACGCCGGTGCGCATCCCGGTGGCGAATTTCACTCCCAATCGCGCGCAGCGCCGCTGCGAGCGCGGCAACACGGATCTGGCGCTGGTGCGCACGGCCAGCATTAACGACGACATCCTGGGACTCTACGAGCGCTACCTACGCGCCCGCCACAACGGCGAGGGCATGGACCCCGAGGACCACTTCGGCTTCGAGCGCTTCACGGCCTGCAGCTGGCTGCCCGTCGAGTACTGGCAGTTTTTCGCCGGCGAGCGGCTGGTGGCCTGCGCCGTCGTCGACGTGCTGCCACGGAGCTATTCAGCCGTCTACACCGTGTTCGACCCCGACCCTGCCATTGCCGCGCGCAGCCTGGGCACTTACGCCGTGCTGACGCAGATCGCAGCTGCCCGCGAAGAGGGACGCCGGCACGTCTGGCTGGGCTATTGGATACCGGGCTGCGACAAGATGGAATACAAGAAGCGCTTCCGTCCGCAGGAGCAAGCGACGAGCCAAGGCTGGATATGCATTGCCGAATGAGCGCACAGGGTCGATAATGCGCGGCTTATTCGACTGCGCTAATTCATGGCCAAAGAAGACCATATCGAGATGGAAGGTGTCGTCATGGACACGCTTCCCAACACCACCTTCCGCGTCAAGCTGGAGAACGGGCACATCGTGACCGCTCACATCTCCGGCAAGATGCGCAAGCACTACATCCGCATCCTCACCGGCGACAAGGTCAAGGTCGAGCTGACCCCCTACGACCTGACCAAGGGGCGGATTACCTACCGCGACAAATAGGCGGGATAGCGGCGCTGCCTCGCGCAGCGTCCTACGGGAGCTTTACGCTCCAACCGAAGGAATCTCAATACCGCGCATCGCGCGATGCCGGCGCATGCGCACCGACACCGCACGCCCGTGCCTGCGCGCTAGACCGCAGCCGCCTCGCGCGACTGCACTTCGAGCTTGATTTCGCCGTTTTCGACACCCACGCGCACGGTACCGCCATCGGCGAGCTGACCGAAGAGCAGTTCCTCGGCCAGAGGCCGCTTGATGTGCTCCTGGATGACGCGGGCCATGGGCCGTGCGCCCATCTTGGCGTCGAAACCGTGCTCGGCCAGCCAGGCGCGGGCATCCGCATCGACCTCGAGCTGCACCTTCTTGGCGCCGAGCTGAGCCTCCAGCTGCATGAGGAACTTGTCCACCACGCGCGCGACGGCTTCGGGCGGCAGCGAGTCGAAGGCCACGATGGTGTCGAGACGGTTGCGGAACTCCGGCGTAAACGCCTTGCGGAGGATCTCCATGGCGTCGCTGGAATGATCCTGCTCGGTGAAGCCGATGGAGCGGCGCGCCTGCACCTCCGCCCCGGCATTCGTGGTCATCACCAGAATGACGTTGCGGAAATCGACCTTGCGACCGTTATTGTCGGTCAGCGTGCCGTGGTCCATGACCTGCAGCAGCAGATTGAAGACGTCCGGATGCGCCTTCTCGACCTCGTCGAGCAGCACCACCGCGTGCGGGTGCTTGAGCACCGCGTCGGTAAGCAGGCCACCCTGGTCGAAGCCGACGTAGCCGGGAGGCGCACCGATCAGGCGCGAAACGGTGTGCCGCTCCATGTACTCGGACATGTCGTAGCGCAGCAGCTCGATGCCGAGAATCTCGGACAACTGACGGGTGACCTCGGTCTTGCCGACGCCGGTCGGGCCTGACAACAGGAAGGAACCGATGGGCTTGTCCGGCTGCGCCAGCCCCGAGCGGGACATCTTGATGGCCGCGGCCAGCGTCTCCACGGCCTTGTCCTGGCCGTAGATAACAAGCTTGAGGTCGCGTTCCAACCGCTCCAGGCGCTCGCGGTCGTCGGTGGAAACCGACTTGGTCGGAATGCGGGCGATGCGCGCCACGGTGTCCTCGATATCGCGCACCTGCACGGTCTTGCGCTTGCGCGAGCCGGGAAGCAGGCGCATGCGCGCCGCCGCCTCGTCGATGACGTCGATGGCCTTGTCGGGCAGGAAGCGATCGGTGATGTGGCGCGCCGAAAGTTGCACGGCCGCCTCCAGCGCCGGGTGCGAGAAGCTGACCTCGTGATGCGCCTCGAAACGGGTCTTGAGCCCTTCCAGAATGCGCACGGTGTCCTCCTCGCTGGGCTCGACCACGTCGACCTTCTGGAAGCGCCGCGCCAGGGCGCGGTCCTTCTCGAAGATGCCGCGGTACTCGGCATAGGTCGTCGAGCCGATGCAGCGCAGCTCGCCGTTGGCGAGCAGCGGCTTGAGCAGATTCGAGGCATCCATCACGCCGCCGCTGGCCGCGCCGGCGCCGATGAGCGTGTGGATCTCGTCGATGAAGAGCACCGCGCCCGGGATCTCGGCCAGCTCGGCGAGTACGGCCTTGAGGCGCTTCTCGAAATCGCCCCGATACTTGGTGCCTGCGATCAGCGCGCCGAGATCGAGGCTGAAGACCGTCGAATCCTTCAGCGCCTCGGGCACGCGGTTCTCGGTCACCAGCCAGGCCAGCCCCTCGGCGATAGCGGTCTTGCCAACACCGGCTTCGCCCACCAGCAGCGGGTTGTTCTTGCGCCGGCGGCAGAGCGTCTGCATGACGCGCTCGACCTCGTGTTCGCGGCCGATCAGCGGGTCGACACTGCCCTTGCGCGCGCGGTCATTGAGATTGGTCGCGTACTGCTCCAGCGCCGTGGCTTCCTGATTGGGGCGGCTCTGGCTGCCCGTAGCCTCCGAGGTGCTCTCCTCGGTCGACTCGCTGCCTGGCACCTTGGAGATGCCATGCGACAGGTAGTTGACGACATCCAGCCGCGACACGCCTTCCTGCGCGAGCAGATAGACGGCATGAGTATCCTTCTCGGAGAAGATGGCAACCAGCACGTTCAGCGTCGACACCTGCTTCCGGCCGGCGGACTGCACGTGATAGATGGCGCGCTGCAGCACCCGCTGGAAGGAGAGCGTCGGCTGCACGTCGCGGTCGGCCGGCTCGCCCTCGGCGGAGACGTTGTTGGCGATATATTCGCGCAGCCCGGTCTCGAGCTGATCAAGATTCGCGCCGGTGGCGCCCAACACCTCGCTGACATTGGCATCGGAGAGCAGCGCCAACAGCAGATGCTCGACCGTGAGCATGTCGTGGTGCTCGTTGCGCGCCTGCAGGAAGGCGGCGTCGAGGGCTTTCTGCAGTTCATCGGAGAGCATCAGGCTTCCTCCATTACGGTCAGCAGGGGGTGCTGGTGGCGACGGGCGTACTCGTTGACCTGCGCAACCTTGGTTTCGGCAATCTCGGCGGGGAAGACACCGGCCACGCTCCGGCCCTGGGTGTGAATCTGCATCATGATCTGCACCGCCTTCTCTCGGGAGTGACGAAAGAACTGCTGCAAAACCTGGACCACAAACTCCATGGGCGTGTAGTCATCGTTGAGCATGATCACCTTGTAGCGCGGCGGCTGCTTCAGCTTCGGCCGCGCGGTCTCGGTGGCCAGACCCGCTGACTGTTGATCGTGTGAATCGCTCATGACCTCATTGTAGCGATGCTGATCCGTCTACCCCGCGATCTTCGACAGCGTCAGAAGCTGGCAATTCCCGTCTGCCACCTACCGAGTATCAGCGCATGGACATCGTGCGTCCCCTCGTAAGTGTTGACGGTTTCCAGATTCAGCATGTGCCGCATGACCGGATAGGCGTCACTGATGCCATTGGCCCCCAGCATATCGCGCGCCTGCCTGGCGATGTCGAGCGCCTTGCCGGCGTTGTTGCGCTTGAGCAGGGAAACCGCCTCATGTGGGCTCTCGCCGGCGTCTAGGAGCTGCCCCAGGCGCAGAGCGGCCTGCAAACCCAGCGCGATTTCGGTCTGCATATCGGCCAACTTGCGCTGTACCAGCTGGTTGGCCGCCAGGGGGCGGCCGAACTGCTCGCGCTCGAGAACATAGTCGCGCGCGGCGTGCCAGCAGCTCTCGGCTGCCCCCATCGTGCCCCAGCAGATGCCGTAGCGCGCCTTGCTCAGGCAGGCGAAGGGAGCCTTGATGCCCGACGCCCCGGGCAGACGCCGCGCCTCGGGCACGGGCGCATCATCAAGCGCGATCTGGCCGGTCGGCGAGGCGCGCAATGAGAGCTTGCCGTCGATGGCCGGTGTCGAAAGCCCCGGTGTGTCGCGCTCGACGAGAAAACCATTGATGCGGTCTTCCTCGTCGCGCGCCCAGACCAGCAGCAAATCGGCGATGGGCGCGTGACTGATCCAGGTCTTGGTGCCGGACAGCCGCCAGCTACCGTCATCGCCGCGACGGGCACGGGTATGCATCCCGCCAGGATCGGAGCCGTGATCGGGTTCGGTCAGCCCAAAGGCGCCCAACAAGCGCCCACCGGCCAGTTCGGGCAGATAGCGGCTCCGCTGCTCGGGGCTGCCGAAGCGATGGATCGGGTACATGACCAGCGAGGATTGCACCGACAGCAGCGAGCGGTAGGCCGAATCGACGCCCTCGATGGCACGCGCCACCAGGCCGTAGAGCAGGTGGCTGCCACCGGGACAGCCGTGATCTTCCAGCGTCAGCCCGAAAAGGCCGAGCTGACCGAACTGTCGGACCAGCGCTCGGTCGAAGTGCTCGTCGCGATAAGCGGCGCGTATACCTGGCGACAGGGCTTCGCGGGCGAAACGCGCCGCTGCCTCGGCGCCGGCGCGCTCTTCGGGGGACAGTTGTGCTTGCAGCTGCAGGGGATCACGCCAGTCAATGGATGACATCATTGTTCAAGGAAAACGGACTTCGTACCGATTCTAGACGCTGCGCCGGCGGTCTCCGACAAGTATCATCCGGGCTGTGAACCTGGTCACCCTCCAAACGCTGTACGAACGGCACGCCCCAAAGGCGGCCTCGGCCGGCGCGCTGCTTCTGGCATTGCTCGCCGGAAGCCTTATCGCGCAGATCGGCTGGGCGTTAGTGCCGCCGCCCGACACCGGCTGGCAGCCGGTACCGCGCGCGAAGACCGACGCCTCCTCTGCCGAAACGGGCCCCGGCTTCGACCTTGAGCAGCTGGTACGTGCCGAACTCTTCGGCAGCTACTCCGCGGAAGACAAGGAAGCAGAGACCTCGATCGAGGACGCCCCTGAGACCCGGCTATCGCTCAAGCTGCTCGGGGTCTACGCGGCCGATGAGTCGTCGATGTCACGCGCGATCATCGCTTCGGCGCGCGAGGATGCGGAGATCTACGCGATCGGCGATACCATCTCGCGCAATGTCACCCTGCATTCGGTGTTCGCCGACCGGGTCGTCATCTCTCGGGAAGGGGCCCTCGAGACGCTACGCATGGAACGCGACGAGCTGGACGAGAAATCCGCGACGCGCACTGAAGCGCCCAGCACAGCGGACAGCGGCAATCTCACGGCACGCGACCCGCAGCAGCTATCCGAGATCCGCAACGAACTGCTGCAAAACCCAGGCAACGTAACTAATTACATTCGCGTCGTACCGGCCTCCTCGAGTGGCCAGCAGCGCGGGTATCGCATCTATCCCGGTCGCGAGCGCGCGCTCTTCGAGGCAGCCGGCATGCGACCCGGCGACCTGGTCACGGCGGTCAACGGCGTGTCCCTGGACAGCCCCCAGCGCGCGATGTCGTTGCTCAACGAGCTGCGCGATGCGCGCTCGATCAATGTCACCGTCGAGCGCGGTGGCAACGAACAGAATTACACCTTGAGTATCAACTGATGCGCTTTCTGAAACCCCTGCGTCTGGCCCTACTGCTGGCCTTCCTGCCCCTTGCGCCGCTGCAGGCCCAGAACGCGGTGACACTGAACCTCAAGGACGCCGACATCAGCGCGCTGATCGAAACCGTCAGCGACGTCACGGGCCGCAACTTCATCGTCGACCCACGGGTCAAGGCCAAGGTCAACGTCGTCAGCGCCTCGCCGATGACGCCGGACGCCGTCTACGAGACCTTCCTGTCGATCTTGCAGGTCTACGGCTTCGCCGCCATTCCCGCGGGCAATG of Algiphilus aromaticivorans DG1253 contains these proteins:
- a CDS encoding FtsK/SpoIIIE family DNA translocase yields the protein MPQNQQSSQASSMARSQRLERLSREAALLVLFGIALSLLLALFSFHPDDPGWSSTGAGDGVRNLFGPVGAWVADVLLSLFGYVALIAAVGNLLLLLRSWRRVGQPEVAEAAAPIFRPNGWLRVLAAIFALAAGAALCAMHIAANPDLVPQGAGGILGSELAVVLQGSLNAVGATLLLLIVLAAALPMAGLFSWLSLFEAVGTRVLAGLGALGALLARRRERPEAPPAAARPSAPATERAAPQVDTEAPAPKSRRAKRKAKQDKRAPGQQEEQLSLGIDAKAEVPAFTGDPLPPLALLDPPKPSKQGYTSEDVERISRDLERHLKDFNVTAEVVEAQPGPVVTRFEVQPAPGVKGSQITNLSRDLARALSVSSVRVIEVISGKSVVGLEIPNQHRDVVSLSEILNSNEYRNLSSPLTMALGKDIAGRPMVVDLGKMPHLMVAGTTGSGKSVAINTMILSMLYKATHEQLRFIFIDPKMLELSVYEGIPHLLTPVVTDMKDAANALRWCVGEMERRYQLMTRVGVRNLAGLNKKIREAVDRGEPLEDPLQSAPLFADGEEDPDAPPKPTLDKEIPHIVVVIDELADMMMVVGKKVEELIARIAQKARAAGIHLIVATQRPSVDVITGLIKANIPTRLAFQVASRVDSRTILDEMGAETLLGYGDGLFRPVGSSRIDRVHGAFVDDHEVHKVAEYLKQVAEPEYIEAVCAGDVEMPGAESEGDAEQDPLYDQAVQIVLESGKASTSWVQRRLKIGYNRAARIVEQMEASGVVGPSGPGGNREILVQNQQ
- a CDS encoding arginyltransferase: MLSGNENISLLITQPHACSYLADRTARNLVVDPRLRLDGPRYEQLLGQGFRRSGDAVYRPHCPQCNACTPVRIPVANFTPNRAQRRCERGNTDLALVRTASINDDILGLYERYLRARHNGEGMDPEDHFGFERFTACSWLPVEYWQFFAGERLVACAVVDVLPRSYSAVYTVFDPDPAIAARSLGTYAVLTQIAAAREEGRRHVWLGYWIPGCDKMEYKKRFRPQEQATSQGWICIAE
- the clpS gene encoding ATP-dependent Clp protease adapter ClpS encodes the protein MSDSHDQQSAGLATETARPKLKQPPRYKVIMLNDDYTPMEFVVQVLQQFFRHSREKAVQIMMQIHTQGRSVAGVFPAEIAETKVAQVNEYARRHQHPLLTVMEEA
- a CDS encoding acyl-CoA dehydrogenase family protein; the protein is MSSIDWRDPLQLQAQLSPEERAGAEAAARFAREALSPGIRAAYRDEHFDRALVRQFGQLGLFGLTLEDHGCPGGSHLLYGLVARAIEGVDSAYRSLLSVQSSLVMYPIHRFGSPEQRSRYLPELAGGRLLGAFGLTEPDHGSDPGGMHTRARRGDDGSWRLSGTKTWISHAPIADLLLVWARDEEDRINGFLVERDTPGLSTPAIDGKLSLRASPTGQIALDDAPVPEARRLPGASGIKAPFACLSKARYGICWGTMGAAESCWHAARDYVLEREQFGRPLAANQLVQRKLADMQTEIALGLQAALRLGQLLDAGESPHEAVSLLKRNNAGKALDIARQARDMLGANGISDAYPVMRHMLNLETVNTYEGTHDVHALILGRWQTGIASF
- the lolA gene encoding outer membrane lipoprotein chaperone LolA, whose translation is MRKLLSLIAASALLLVAQPASATPPEEALARFVDRVETLSADFEQIERDDRDEVLQSSRGHLWLQRPGRFRWEVTEPFSQLVVADGDTLWNYDPDLAQATRRPAREALSGTPAELLAEGTGIEERFEVRAADAAPVGEANAVVRLLPREDTSDFSAVTLHLREGVPVALIFDDRIGGRTEVRFSNIVLNEAIDAQKLRFEPPEGTEVVRLE
- a CDS encoding GNAT family N-acetyltransferase, with protein sequence MHSQSIHRIRDVAAGEWDALFNEGYPFARHAFLRALEDSGSVAAERGWEPAHQLLRDDSGELVAAAPYYRKHHSYGEFVFDFEWAQAAASIGQNYYPKGLCAIPFTPAAGPRIGARDATSRAAMAEQLRAFGVDEALSSVHLLFADSTDADALSQAGFLERRDLQFRFVNRGFADFEAYLSALSSARRKKIRRERRRVQEEAGIAFETVPGDTLDEADWQRIYALYANTYHERGQQPYLTREFWLDYGMAPGTPVRVVLAREAGAIVACALCLQGSDTLYGRHWGSISSAHSLHFETCYYQGIDHVLREGLDYFDAGTQGGHKLLRGFDPVITRSLHWLAEPRLHAAVANFLERERAAVTEGRETLSAHSAYRRDQATADHRIAR
- the infA gene encoding translation initiation factor IF-1, producing MAKEDHIEMEGVVMDTLPNTTFRVKLENGHIVTAHISGKMRKHYIRILTGDKVKVELTPYDLTKGRITYRDK
- the aat gene encoding leucyl/phenylalanyl-tRNA--protein transferase, which translates into the protein MDNPIRLHWLDPKDPAQPFPSPGRALRDPDGLLAIGGDLSVARLLRAYRQGIFPWFNPDEPILWWSPDPRTVLPSEGMHVSRSLRRAVARADYAVSFNRAPDAVMAACSAPREPGQGTWLGFQMRRAYRALFDASALTSVEIWRDGQLVGGVYGVTIGAMVFGESMFSRADNASKIALFWLTRFMCAQAMPMLDCQVGSPHLASLGAIGIPRAQFIDALRPLCEAPAPHWIVPDEAPQSPSHLPEPC
- the clpA gene encoding ATP-dependent Clp protease ATP-binding subunit ClpA — its product is MLSDELQKALDAAFLQARNEHHDMLTVEHLLLALLSDANVSEVLGATGANLDQLETGLREYIANNVSAEGEPADRDVQPTLSFQRVLQRAIYHVQSAGRKQVSTLNVLVAIFSEKDTHAVYLLAQEGVSRLDVVNYLSHGISKVPGSESTEESTSEATGSQSRPNQEATALEQYATNLNDRARKGSVDPLIGREHEVERVMQTLCRRRKNNPLLVGEAGVGKTAIAEGLAWLVTENRVPEALKDSTVFSLDLGALIAGTKYRGDFEKRLKAVLAELAEIPGAVLFIDEIHTLIGAGAASGGVMDASNLLKPLLANGELRCIGSTTYAEYRGIFEKDRALARRFQKVDVVEPSEEDTVRILEGLKTRFEAHHEVSFSHPALEAAVQLSARHITDRFLPDKAIDVIDEAAARMRLLPGSRKRKTVQVRDIEDTVARIARIPTKSVSTDDRERLERLERDLKLVIYGQDKAVETLAAAIKMSRSGLAQPDKPIGSFLLSGPTGVGKTEVTRQLSEILGIELLRYDMSEYMERHTVSRLIGAPPGYVGFDQGGLLTDAVLKHPHAVVLLDEVEKAHPDVFNLLLQVMDHGTLTDNNGRKVDFRNVILVMTTNAGAEVQARRSIGFTEQDHSSDAMEILRKAFTPEFRNRLDTIVAFDSLPPEAVARVVDKFLMQLEAQLGAKKVQLEVDADARAWLAEHGFDAKMGARPMARVIQEHIKRPLAEELLFGQLADGGTVRVGVENGEIKLEVQSREAAAV